The Arachis hypogaea cultivar Tifrunner chromosome 14, arahy.Tifrunner.gnm2.J5K5, whole genome shotgun sequence genome has a segment encoding these proteins:
- the LOC112742482 gene encoding protein FAR1-RELATED SEQUENCE 5-like, whose translation MSTHEHDVKTDSDNDLGDDFDYKSNAHDEVEDDDVDLLDSTSKNEQDCGVKRIADLMVEDIWNLEFRIEDEACQFYNAYACWHGFVMRKDDIVKDKESKIICRQLVCNKEGWRNMRYLDLDNRSREARSLMRNKCPARLKVKVDYDCGRWKVSCFVESHNHDLMPPNLCISFRPIVVSLSKVKNGDANAAINYLIGKSNNDPLFFRKYTFTSDERLEHIFWADGQSIVDYHYFGDIVAFDSKYKKNKYNKPLVIFSGCNHGKTVIFSSGLLSDETIDTYKWLLETFVEAMGGKRHKEVITDGDLAMRDAIKNVLLDVTHRLCGWHLQRNACENIKNPNFLRDFKGLIYDNNDCRDFDRRWVDILEKHNLVENTWMEKTYETRAMWSHCFLRDKFFWYIRMTSQCEGINSLIRFYINRKNTLIDFIHNLDMALKDYRNNELIADFKSQCSEPVMITLLEVYKRSASCYFTRNIFKEIRGRGFEYQGIKHGIGQG comes from the exons ATGTCCACACACGAGCATGATGTTAAGACTGATTCTGATAATGATTTGGGTGATGATTTCGATTATAAATCGAATGCACACGatgaggttgaagatgatgatgttgatttgtTGGATTCTACTAGCAAAAATGAACAAGATTGTGGTGTAAAAAGAATAGCAGATTTAATGGTGGAGGATATTTGGAACCTGGAGTTTAGAATAGAGGATGAGGCTTGCCAATTTTATAACGCTTATGCTTGTTGGCATGGCTTTGTAATGAGGAAGGATGACATCGTGAAGGATAAGGAAAGTAAAATCATTTGCAGGCAACTTGTTTGCAATAAAGAGGGATGGAGGAATATGAGGTATCTTGATCTGGATAATAGATCAAGGGAGGCAAGGTCACTCATGCGAAACAAGTGTCCAGCTCGGCTTAAGGTAAAGGTTGACTACGACTGTGGTAGATGGAAGGTATCATGTTTTGTGGAATCTCACAACCATGATTTGATGCCCCCCAATTTGTGCATCTCGTTCCGGCCAATCGTGGTTTCACT ATCAAAAGTAAAAAACGGGGATGCCAATGCAGCAATAAACTATTTGATTGGGAAGTCAAACAACGATCCGCTGTTCTTTAGGAAGTATACATTCACTAGTGACGAAAGGCTCGAGCATATATTTTGGGCAGACGGGCAATCAATTGTCGACTATCACTACTTTGGAGATATTGTTGCCTTTGATTCAAAGTACAAGAAGAATAAATATAACAAACCTTTGGTCATTTTCTCCGGATGCAATCATGGGAAGACTGTTATTTTCAGTTCCGGTCTACTATCGGACGAAACCATAGACACGTATAAGTGGTTGTTAGAAACATTTGTTGAAGCGATGGGTGGGAAGCGTCATAAAGAAGTTATAACCGATGGAGACCTTGCCATGCGAGATGCAATCAAGAATGTTCTTCTCGATGTGACCCATCGGTTATGCGGGTGGCATCTTCAGAGAAATGCATGTGAAAATATAAAGAATCCTAATTTCCTACGGGATTTTAAGGGTCTTATATATGACAACAACGACTGTAGAGATTTTGATCGAAGATGGGTAGACATTTTGGAGAAGCACAACCTTGTTGAGAATACGTGGATGGAAAAGACTTACGAAACTCGTGCGATGTGGTCCCATTGTTTCTTACGGGATAAGTTTTTCTGGTACATAAGGATGACGTCACAGTGTGAAGGTATAAACTCTCTCATCAGATTTTACATTAATCGTAAGAATACTCTCATCGACTTCATACATAACCTGGATATGGCCTTAAAGGACTATAGAAACAATGAATTAATAGCTGACTTTAAGTCTCAGTGCTCTGAGCCAGTGATGATAACTTTGTTGGAGGTATATAAAAGATCTGCATCATGTTATTTCACTCGCAACATTTTTAAGGAGATTCGGGGCAGGGGCTTTGAATATCAAGGTATTAAGCACGGTATTGGACAAGGTTGA
- the LOC112741922 gene encoding RGS1-HXK1-interacting protein 1: MAEIDSSLPSASPPADASPQPLPPPSSESAQSSLASLAENLQRSAIESARTVHHNSSNHIRTFQDFLPDAVSQYRDYENTFFNKVKDGVVVARENPALGAGFAISAALLLMRGPRRFLYRNTLGRFQSEEARYATVEKGVRDLNISVDFMKKESKKLLERAALAERDMKYGRTELMSAGTQYQQLAKSLYKVEARANDLMDRLREIPTREALALRAEVASLASSLKKQKFAVDKRIMKISELGVAI; encoded by the exons ATGGCAGAGATAGATTCGTCGTTGCCTTCAGCTTCTCCACCCGCAGATGCTTCCCCTCAGCCCCTGCCACCGCCGTCATCGGAATCCGCACAATCATCTTTGGCCTCCCTCGCTGAGAATCTCCAGCGTTCCGCCATCGAATCTGCTCGCACCGTCCACCACAACTCTTCCAACCATATCCGCACCTTCCAG GATTTTTTACCAGATGCAGTATCACAGTACAGAGATTATGAAAACACTTTTTTCAACAAAGTTAAAG ATGGAGTGGTGGTTGCAAGAGAGAATCCAGCCTTAGGTGCCGGTTTTGCAATTTCTGCTGCCCTTCTTCTTATGCGAG GCCCAAGAAGGTTTTTGTACCGTAATACACTGGGTCGATTTCAGAGTGAGGAG GCGCGGTATGCTACTGTTGAAAAGGGTGTGAGGGACTTGAACATTTCAGTAGATTTTATGAAGAAGGAGAGCAAAAAATTGCTTGAAAGGGCAGCTCTCGCTGAGAGGGATATGAAATATGGGCGTACTGAGCTAAT GAGTGCTGGAACCCAATATCAACAGCTGGCAAAATCATTATACAAAGTTGAAGCACGAGCGAATG ATTTGATGGACAGGCTACGGGAGATACCCACCCGTGAAGCTCTTGCGCTTCGAGCTGAG GTTGCCTCTCTAGCTTCAAGTTTGAAGAAGCAGAAATTTGCTGTGGATAAACGGATCATGAAAATCTCCGAGTTAGGGGTAGCTATATGA
- the LOC112741924 gene encoding uncharacterized protein has protein sequence MTRCGYFCSSLRDRIQPWLRDYDSLQSLAVLLLYIQIGCAIIGSLGASYNGVLLVNLAIALFALVAIESSSQGLGRTYAFLLFCSVLLDIAWFILFSHEIWNISEDDYTSFFIFSVKLTLAMQMVGFVVRLSSSFLWIQIYRLGASYVDTASRTADSDLRNSFLSPVPVTPPVARQHSGANEILGGSIYDPAYYSSLFEDGQENKFSFEMYNHDSTQNESSSASEVAQKSLMERSLQAEDGENASNKMELV, from the exons ATGACGCGTTGCGGTTACTTCTGTTCCAGTTTGAGAGATCGAATACAGCCATGGTTACGCGATTACGATAGCCTCCAGTCACTCGCTGTTCTCCTCCTTTACATTCAG ATTGGGTGCGCGATAATTGGATCGCTGGGAGCGTCGTACAATGGTGTGTTGCTTGTAAATCTGGCAATCGCGTTGTTTGCTTTGGTTGCCATTGAGAGTAGCAGTCAGGGACTTGGCCGTACCTATGCCTTCCTTCTCTTCTGCTCCGTGTTGCTCGATATTGCTTGGTTCATCCTCTTCAGCCATGAAATTTG GAATATTTCCGAGGATGATTATACATCATTTTTTATATTCTCGGTGAAGCTTACGCTTGCTATGCAAATGGTTGGTTTTGTGGTGAGGTTGTCTTCCTCGTTTCTGTGGATTCAGATTTATAGGTTGGGGGCTTCCTACGTGGACACAGCTTCTCGGACAGCAGATTCGGACTTGAGGAATAGTTTCTTGAGTCCTGTTCCTGTGACCCCTCCAGTAGCTAGGCAGCACTCTGGTGCCAATGAGATACTTGGAGGCTCAATCTATGATCCAGCGTATTACTCATCCCTGTTTGAAGATGGTCAAGAGAACAAATTTTCATTTGAG ATGTACAATCATGACAGCACCCAAAATGAATCGTCTTCTGCCTCCGAAGTTGCCCAAAAGTCACTTATGGAAAGATCTTTGCAGGCGGAGGAT